One stretch of Acidobacteriota bacterium DNA includes these proteins:
- a CDS encoding peptidylprolyl isomerase produces MTVEELENTIVDLETGAGTISIRFFPDKAPNHVRNFIELAESGFYDGTKFHRVIPGFMIQGGDPNTKSGAPHTWGTGGAEDNVAAEFNDVSHKRGIVSMARSQHPDSASSQFFIVVSDSPFLDRQYSAFGEVVSGMDVADKIVNAPRGAQDRPDQPVSIVSATVRKADA; encoded by the coding sequence ATGACCGTAGAAGAACTCGAGAACACAATCGTCGATCTGGAAACCGGGGCCGGAACGATCTCGATCCGGTTCTTTCCCGACAAAGCACCGAACCACGTCCGGAACTTCATCGAGCTGGCAGAGAGTGGCTTTTACGACGGAACGAAGTTCCATCGCGTGATTCCCGGATTCATGATTCAGGGGGGGGACCCGAACACGAAGTCTGGTGCTCCCCATACCTGGGGGACGGGAGGAGCGGAGGACAATGTGGCGGCAGAGTTCAACGACGTCTCCCACAAGAGAGGGATCGTCTCGATGGCTCGCTCGCAGCATCCCGACAGCGCCTCCTCGCAGTTCTTCATCGTGGTGAGCGACTCGCCGTTTCTCGACCGTCAATACTCCGCTTTCGGGGAAGTGGTCTCCGGAATGGATGTCGCGGACAAAATCGTCAATGCACCACGCGGTGCGCAGGACCGGCCGGATCAGCCGGTCAGCATCGTCAGTGCAACCGTGCGGAAGGCCGACGCCTGA
- a CDS encoding phosphotransferase, translating into MRGDASTRTYYRVESESGPWIVAFYPEQIRDQVGSFITAFEAVRQTGSVPEIVRHCEFAIGQRDAGDETLSSILREDPVRGRRLYLEAIETLVEFQKAAGDASDLNPPFNQEKFLSELRLTDEYYFQKLLGGSDDQLHRELRRWFESLAERLVAHPYVLCHRDYHGENIHAHDGRIYIIDYQDLRMGPDTYDLASLLRDRGMVEILGREFEQEALAKYGELTSLDSGGRGRYYEALLQRTIKTLGTFAMQAVTRDRKHYLDYVGPALRTIRECADELPEYEDLARLFPKADE; encoded by the coding sequence GTGCGAGGTGATGCGTCGACGAGGACGTACTATCGCGTTGAATCCGAATCCGGACCGTGGATCGTGGCGTTTTATCCCGAACAGATCCGGGACCAGGTGGGATCGTTCATCACCGCCTTCGAGGCGGTGCGGCAAACGGGGAGCGTTCCCGAGATCGTCCGCCACTGCGAATTTGCAATCGGGCAGCGGGACGCCGGCGACGAAACGCTGTCGAGCATTCTCCGGGAGGACCCGGTTCGCGGGCGGCGCCTCTACCTCGAGGCGATCGAGACTCTCGTCGAGTTCCAGAAGGCTGCCGGAGACGCGAGCGATCTCAACCCCCCTTTCAATCAGGAAAAGTTCCTCTCCGAGCTCAGGCTCACCGATGAGTACTACTTCCAGAAGCTCCTCGGAGGCTCGGACGATCAGCTTCACCGGGAGCTCCGGCGATGGTTCGAGAGCCTCGCCGAGCGCCTCGTCGCGCACCCCTACGTTCTCTGTCATCGCGATTATCACGGCGAGAACATTCATGCTCACGACGGCCGTATCTACATCATCGATTATCAGGATCTTCGGATGGGTCCCGATACTTACGATCTCGCTTCGCTGCTGCGCGACCGTGGGATGGTCGAGATCCTCGGGCGAGAATTCGAGCAGGAAGCGCTCGCGAAATACGGTGAGCTCACCTCACTCGACTCCGGGGGCCGCGGCCGATATTACGAAGCGCTGCTGCAGCGGACGATCAAGACGCTCGGGACATTCGCCATGCAGGCCGTCACACGAGACAGGAAGCACTACCTCGACTACGTCGGTCCTGCCCTTCGGACGATTCGGGAATGTGCCGACGAGCTTCCGGAATACGAGGACCTCGCACGCCTCTTTCCGAAGGCCGACGAGTGA
- a CDS encoding isocitrate/isopropylmalate dehydrogenase family protein, protein MKHEITLIKGDGIGPEVADAVLRILDCAGLEVDWDVQIAGETAVQQGLHPLPEATLDSIRRTKVALKGPVTTPIGKGFTSVNVGLRKALNLYANLRPARSLEGIESRYQDVDLVVVRENTESLYSGLEHEVVPGVITSLKVITEVASTRVARFAFEYAVAHGRKRVTAVHKANIMKLSDGLFLSCFQKVAEEYPDIQADDRIIDALCMHLVKDPKQFDVLLLENLYGDIVSDLTAGLVGGLGIVAGANIGIGLSVFEAVHGSAPDIAGQNVANPTALLQSAVLMLRHIGENEMAGRVESAMIDAIAKRDRTTRDIGGDGSTSAFADAVCERLG, encoded by the coding sequence TTGAAACATGAAATCACGCTGATCAAGGGGGACGGAATCGGACCGGAGGTCGCGGACGCGGTCCTGCGAATCCTCGATTGTGCGGGCCTCGAGGTCGACTGGGACGTCCAGATCGCGGGCGAAACAGCGGTCCAGCAGGGCCTGCACCCCCTCCCCGAGGCGACGCTCGACTCGATCAGGCGGACAAAGGTCGCCCTGAAGGGTCCGGTCACAACGCCGATCGGCAAGGGTTTCACGTCGGTGAACGTCGGGCTGCGAAAGGCGCTCAATCTGTACGCCAACCTCAGGCCCGCGCGGTCTCTCGAGGGGATCGAGAGCCGCTACCAGGACGTCGACCTCGTGGTGGTGCGCGAGAACACCGAGAGTCTCTACAGCGGCCTCGAGCACGAGGTCGTGCCCGGCGTCATCACATCGCTCAAGGTCATCACGGAGGTCGCCTCGACCAGAGTGGCGCGGTTCGCATTCGAGTACGCCGTCGCGCACGGGCGTAAGCGTGTGACCGCCGTTCACAAGGCCAACATCATGAAGCTTTCGGACGGGCTGTTTCTCAGCTGCTTTCAGAAAGTCGCCGAGGAGTATCCCGACATTCAGGCGGACGACCGCATCATCGACGCGCTCTGCATGCATCTCGTGAAGGATCCTAAGCAGTTCGACGTGCTGCTGCTCGAAAATCTCTATGGCGACATCGTTTCGGATCTCACGGCTGGACTCGTCGGCGGGCTCGGAATCGTCGCGGGAGCGAACATCGGCATCGGTCTCTCCGTCTTCGAAGCGGTGCACGGAAGCGCGCCCGATATCGCCGGACAGAACGTTGCGAATCCGACTGCGCTGCTTCAGTCAGCGGTCCTGATGCTGAGGCACATCGGCGAGAACGAGATGGCCGGACGAGTCGAGAGCGCGATGATCGACGCGATTGCGAAGCGCGACCGAACCACAAGAGACATTGGCGGAGACGGCTCGACCAGCGCGTTCGCCGATGCGGTCTGCGAACGCCTCGGATGA
- a CDS encoding DUF309 domain-containing protein: MNDDLVRTNIETGRALFNDGQYWEAHEAWEAVWLESEGETKLALQALIQLAAAHYHFERDNEAGALRLIEAAREKLAGYGLDSIHGIELSNVRRAVDETPYRREAPTLSILKDGSA, translated from the coding sequence ATGAACGACGATCTCGTCCGCACGAACATCGAAACGGGCCGGGCTCTGTTCAACGACGGGCAATACTGGGAGGCCCACGAGGCGTGGGAAGCGGTCTGGCTCGAGTCGGAAGGGGAGACGAAGCTCGCGCTCCAGGCCTTGATCCAGCTGGCGGCAGCGCACTATCACTTCGAGCGGGACAACGAGGCGGGGGCGCTGCGACTGATCGAGGCGGCTCGCGAGAAGCTCGCTGGGTACGGCCTCGACTCCATCCACGGCATCGAGCTCTCGAACGTCCGCCGCGCGGTGGACGAAACGCCTTACCGCCGCGAGGCCCCGACGCTGTCGATCCTCAAAGATGGTTCTGCATGA
- a CDS encoding type II toxin-antitoxin system VapC family toxin encodes MIFVDTNVFMYAVGREHPLRARAQKFFLDAMRRESRFVISAEVLQELMHAYVSVGRVSTLDAALELVARTVSEIWPLEPEDVRFARALIRDHGTLGARDLLYLACCRRRGVDRIKTFDKSLDSAFKGK; translated from the coding sequence CTGATCTTCGTCGACACGAACGTATTCATGTATGCGGTGGGGCGAGAGCACCCGTTACGGGCCCGTGCGCAGAAGTTCTTTCTGGATGCAATGCGCCGTGAGAGTCGTTTCGTGATCTCAGCCGAAGTGCTTCAGGAACTGATGCATGCGTACGTGTCGGTCGGCCGGGTCTCCACCCTCGATGCAGCGCTGGAGCTCGTCGCGCGAACCGTTTCCGAGATCTGGCCGCTCGAGCCGGAAGACGTCAGGTTTGCCCGTGCTTTGATCCGGGACCACGGAACGCTCGGAGCCAGAGATCTGCTCTACCTGGCCTGCTGCCGCCGCCGAGGCGTCGACCGAATCAAGACCTTCGACAAATCTCTCGACTCTGCATTCAAGGGAAAGTGA
- a CDS encoding antitoxin, with the protein MVRVQVLLTEEEREALRHRAERDGQSLSGWIREAAMGKLESVDQTTASTEELAEFFSAREDEEHGPEPDWEDHLAVIDRSRRGHS; encoded by the coding sequence ATGGTACGAGTTCAGGTTCTACTCACCGAGGAAGAGAGGGAAGCGCTTCGTCACCGGGCTGAGCGGGATGGACAGTCTCTGAGCGGATGGATTCGAGAGGCTGCGATGGGGAAGCTCGAGAGCGTCGATCAGACGACGGCGTCCACCGAAGAGCTGGCGGAGTTTTTTTCAGCTCGAGAAGATGAGGAACATGGCCCCGAGCCGGACTGGGAGGATCATCTCGCCGTGATCGATCGCTCGAGAAGGGGTCATTCCTGA
- a CDS encoding HAMP domain-containing histidine kinase, with protein sequence MATTCVLCSNPVSGGRILCDSCDRPRRKAPPVLDPTPAAAPGTGRLEGLVEVLNAGRVAALLIRSGDVVAATEMARQLFSELEGGISAESLRAGLSLDVSTLVDGRRSAVVHGRPRRLHVVSLDADTRVVVFEPDEPVDVATAGLEFIREAVVVPLRSLSQSLEAAGKRPGAPQLLRDAATVIDQSLSTLELSTDIGEQRGEPDSLPTLLENLRERFHSVAERKQTTIRIDMPAEPAKFADIRGLGEALAIYVENALRYVPSGGQIVLGVRTMDHKGSPILLFFVMDNGPIVPEEYRDVIFDPGFVWDPKSDVRTGKDLDQCRRFVRKHGGKAWVESRTGKACTFFMSVPNQA encoded by the coding sequence ATGGCTACGACCTGCGTACTCTGCAGCAACCCGGTCTCGGGCGGACGGATCCTGTGCGATTCCTGCGATCGGCCGCGCAGAAAGGCACCGCCCGTCCTGGATCCGACTCCGGCGGCTGCGCCGGGGACCGGCCGGCTCGAGGGGCTGGTCGAGGTCCTCAATGCGGGGCGTGTCGCCGCGCTCCTGATCCGGTCGGGGGACGTCGTTGCCGCGACGGAGATGGCGCGCCAGCTCTTTTCGGAGCTCGAGGGAGGGATCAGCGCGGAGTCTCTGAGGGCTGGTCTCTCGCTCGACGTGAGCACGCTCGTCGATGGACGCCGCAGCGCCGTCGTGCACGGTCGCCCTCGACGGCTCCACGTGGTGTCGCTCGACGCTGACACCCGCGTCGTCGTCTTCGAGCCGGACGAGCCCGTCGACGTGGCGACGGCCGGGCTCGAGTTCATCCGGGAGGCGGTCGTGGTGCCGCTGAGGTCCCTCAGTCAGTCGCTCGAGGCCGCGGGGAAGCGACCGGGCGCTCCCCAGCTGTTGCGCGACGCCGCCACGGTGATCGATCAGTCGCTGTCGACGCTGGAGTTGTCGACCGATATCGGTGAGCAGCGGGGCGAGCCGGACTCGCTTCCGACGCTCCTCGAAAATCTCCGGGAGCGATTCCATTCGGTCGCCGAGCGGAAGCAGACGACGATCCGGATCGATATGCCCGCCGAGCCCGCAAAGTTCGCCGACATCCGCGGGCTCGGAGAGGCGCTCGCAATCTATGTCGAAAATGCGCTCCGCTACGTTCCTTCGGGCGGGCAGATCGTGCTCGGTGTCCGGACGATGGACCACAAGGGCTCGCCGATCCTCCTCTTCTTCGTCATGGACAACGGCCCGATCGTTCCGGAGGAGTATCGCGATGTGATCTTCGACCCCGGGTTCGTCTGGGATCCGAAGTCCGACGTCAGGACCGGGAAGGATCTGGACCAGTGTCGCCGCTTCGTGAGAAAACACGGCGGCAAAGCGTGGGTGGAATCCCGGACGGGAAAAGCTTGTACATTTTTCATGAGCGTACCGAATCAGGCATGA
- the tadA gene encoding tRNA adenosine(34) deaminase TadA: MAQDPRDVRWLEQALDLALEAAAAGEAPVGAIIVDASGEVIGRGRNRREADGDPLAHAELIAIHEASRRVGDWRLDGSTMYVTLEPCAMCAGAIVNARIRRLVFGASDPKAGFCGSLGNLVQDPRLNHRVELLGGVEAERCGAILTEFFRKLRDSGRASEN; the protein is encoded by the coding sequence CTGGCCCAGGACCCTCGAGATGTCCGATGGCTGGAGCAGGCCCTGGATCTCGCGCTCGAGGCGGCTGCTGCCGGCGAGGCACCCGTCGGTGCGATCATCGTCGACGCTTCGGGGGAGGTGATCGGCCGGGGGCGCAACCGGCGCGAGGCCGACGGAGATCCTCTGGCGCACGCGGAGCTGATCGCCATTCATGAGGCTTCGCGACGCGTCGGAGACTGGAGGCTCGACGGCTCGACGATGTACGTCACGCTGGAGCCGTGCGCCATGTGCGCAGGAGCGATCGTCAACGCGCGGATCCGCAGGCTGGTTTTCGGGGCATCGGATCCGAAAGCGGGCTTCTGCGGGTCGCTCGGCAACCTCGTTCAGGACCCTCGTTTGAATCATCGCGTGGAGCTTCTGGGGGGTGTCGAGGCGGAGCGCTGCGGCGCGATTTTGACCGAATTCTTCAGGAAGCTCAGAGACTCCGGAAGAGCCTCCGAGAATTGA